Proteins encoded by one window of Streptomyces sp. NBC_01477:
- the ispH gene encoding 4-hydroxy-3-methylbut-2-enyl diphosphate reductase, with product MATTLENTQQAGGKKVILAEPRGFCAGVRRAIEIVERALEIHGAPVYVRKQIVHNEYVVRRLEERGARFVDSETEVPDGAVCIFSAHGVSPQVRSNAAARQLDVIDATCPLVAKVHQEAIRFARDERTLILVGHADHEEIEGTYGEAPERTVIVENAEEARRLDLPAGAAVSYLTQTTLSVDDTIEIVSILQERFPGLTGPGTDDVCYASQNRQNGVKALAELSDLVLVIGSANSSNTVRMVEVARDAGTRSELLPDVDHLDPRWLAGVGTVGVTSGASAPEILVDQVVERLASLGYTDVETEVSAVETVVFRPPLGLEPPARGDAAEAAADAAAAELLARVTARIEDLLNAECSRWGAVDARAAVPVEAILELVSAGGKRLRPTFCISGYLAAGGTVGGPDADKAAEDAVVAAAAGLELLHASALLHDDVLDNSPTRRGVPTVHAKQAALHAARGWTGEARRYGEGVAILAGDLAFSYANRLTGGLPGPAMEIWSHLGTEMLIGQQLDIALAAEAVPDPELARWIAVCKSGRYTIHRPLELGASIAGRSDLEAAFEAYGVAAGEAFQLRDDLLDAFGDSAATGKPAGLDVSEHKVTLLLSLAAARDAEVARLITDGEDGSWDPVALSAALLASGVRQDVERQIDQLVTAARAALASAPLAEGWQRRLGAMAAQVAYRDR from the coding sequence ATGGCTACCACATTGGAAAACACGCAGCAAGCGGGCGGCAAGAAGGTCATTCTGGCAGAACCGCGTGGCTTCTGCGCCGGTGTGCGCAGGGCCATTGAGATCGTGGAGCGCGCGCTGGAGATACACGGCGCGCCGGTGTACGTACGCAAGCAGATCGTGCACAACGAATACGTGGTGCGCCGGCTGGAGGAGCGCGGCGCCAGGTTCGTCGATTCGGAGACCGAGGTGCCGGACGGCGCGGTGTGCATCTTCTCCGCGCACGGCGTGTCCCCGCAGGTGCGCAGCAATGCCGCCGCGCGGCAGCTCGACGTCATCGACGCGACCTGCCCGCTGGTCGCCAAGGTCCACCAGGAGGCCATCAGGTTCGCCCGCGACGAGCGGACGCTGATCCTGGTCGGGCACGCGGACCACGAGGAGATCGAGGGCACCTACGGGGAGGCCCCGGAGCGTACCGTCATCGTGGAGAACGCGGAGGAGGCCAGGCGGCTCGACCTCCCGGCGGGGGCGGCGGTCAGCTACCTCACCCAGACCACGCTGTCGGTGGACGACACGATCGAGATCGTGTCGATCCTCCAGGAGCGCTTCCCCGGGCTGACCGGCCCCGGCACCGACGACGTCTGCTACGCCAGCCAGAACCGGCAGAACGGCGTGAAGGCGCTCGCCGAACTCAGCGACCTGGTGCTGGTCATCGGGTCGGCCAACTCCAGCAACACCGTGCGGATGGTGGAGGTCGCGCGGGACGCCGGCACCCGGTCCGAGCTGCTGCCCGACGTGGACCACCTGGACCCCCGGTGGCTGGCCGGCGTCGGCACGGTCGGCGTGACCTCCGGGGCGAGCGCGCCGGAGATCCTGGTCGACCAGGTCGTCGAGCGGCTCGCGTCGCTGGGGTACACCGACGTCGAGACCGAGGTGTCCGCCGTGGAGACCGTGGTGTTCAGGCCGCCGCTGGGCCTGGAGCCGCCGGCCCGCGGCGACGCGGCGGAGGCCGCCGCGGACGCCGCCGCCGCCGAGCTGCTCGCCCGGGTCACCGCGCGCATCGAGGACCTGCTCAATGCCGAGTGCTCGCGCTGGGGAGCGGTCGACGCCCGCGCGGCGGTGCCGGTCGAGGCGATCCTGGAGCTGGTCTCGGCGGGCGGCAAGCGGCTGCGCCCCACCTTCTGCATCAGCGGCTACCTGGCGGCCGGCGGTACGGTCGGCGGCCCGGACGCCGACAAGGCGGCCGAGGACGCGGTCGTCGCGGCGGCGGCGGGCCTTGAGCTGCTGCACGCCTCGGCCCTGCTGCACGACGACGTCCTGGACAACTCCCCGACCCGGCGCGGTGTCCCGACCGTGCACGCCAAGCAGGCCGCCCTGCACGCGGCACGCGGCTGGACCGGTGAGGCCCGCAGGTACGGCGAGGGCGTCGCGATCCTGGCCGGCGACCTGGCCTTCAGCTACGCCAACCGGCTCACCGGCGGGCTGCCGGGCCCGGCCATGGAGATCTGGTCGCACCTGGGCACCGAGATGCTGATCGGCCAGCAGCTCGACATCGCGCTGGCCGCCGAGGCGGTGCCCGACCCGGAGCTGGCCCGCTGGATCGCGGTGTGCAAGTCCGGCCGCTACACCATCCACCGGCCGCTGGAGCTCGGCGCGTCCATCGCCGGCCGGTCGGACCTGGAGGCGGCCTTCGAGGCGTACGGGGTCGCGGCCGGCGAGGCGTTCCAGCTGCGCGACGACCTGCTCGACGCGTTCGGCGACTCCGCGGCGACCGGCAAGCCGGCCGGCCTGGACGTCAGCGAGCACAAGGTGACGCTGCTGCTGTCGCTGGCCGCCGCCAGGGACGCCGAGGTGGCCCGGCTGATCACGGACGGCGAGGACGGCAGCTGGGACCCGGTCGCGCTCAGCGCCGCGCTGCTCGCCTCGGGGGTGCGCCAGGACGTCGAGCGGCAGATCGACCAGCTCGTCACGGCCGCGCGTGCCGCGCTGGCGTCGGCGCCGCTGGCCGAGGGCTGGCAGCGGCGGCTGGGCGCGATGGCGGCGCAGGTGGCCTACCGCGACCGCTGA